In Rhodohalobacter barkolensis, the following proteins share a genomic window:
- a CDS encoding CheR family methyltransferase — MKSDKKKKKSRDPESQFPVVGIGASAGGLSPFKKLLKAISEESGMAYLFVQHLDPEHESLLPDILQKETKMPVVELSEESVIEPNHVYVMPSNKLMSVSDGKLRLTKRPKKKKSERVLPIDLLFSALAEVYESRAIGVVLSGTASDGTKGLKAIKDGGGITFAQNVESAEYDGMPGSAIQARVVDFVLPPEEIPKKLLEIKHFIKTGNALDTPGEKKDEGDFMQIITLLRVRKGTDFTYYKQTTIRRRILRRMAINKIKKVSAYLEYLRENKEEQDTLYSDFLIPVTSFFRDPKIFENLANKFLPDLIDKIPDDQTIRVWVAGCSTGEEAYSLAILFRELLETRTVGKPGKKVQIFASDLSESAIDKARLGIYSTSDLAGVSEKRIKKYFAKSNGNYQVNRQVRDMCVFAVHNFLKDPPFGKIDLISCRNVLIYFEPYLQKKALTTFHYVLNPNGLLLLGKSETTSGVPDLFSEAAKNDKIYTRKEASSKFVQVVNRRSELDYNQRTKSEIPEKKSPDFQRTADEYMLRNYTPPGVVVNEVMDIVQYRGKTGPYLEQSSGKPSHNLMTLAVPGLAFELRNVLHKAKQGHEEVRKEDIPVKLNDELHTISIEAIPLANTIEPHFLVLFHDTSSEKNRQGPESEGAEKGEVQDADKNLRIQQLEQELVDTREDMRNITEDQEVAIEELQSANEELMSSSEELQSLNEELETSKEELQSTNEELIVLNQEMSSLNEQIEAERNYSESIVANIREPLLVLDKNLRVRTVNNAFYKQFKLKEEETVGSLIYELGGKMWDFPEIKKLLEDVLSDNPVVTDYEVNHTFPGLGELHMLLNAREVAKDDESENLILLSVEDITEQVKEIEKRREIQEQYTKELEEKIEERTVELKNAIEELREMNMELVEMNKELEAFTYVSSHDLQEPLRKIQTFAGLVLEKENQNLSNKGKTYFNVMQGAANRMQKLIDDLLVFSRLNTSERVFESVDLQTIVEEVVANFSDVIKEKEANIELQEMCEADVIVFQFRQLMHNLISNALKFSKSGEKPHIKIKSRMVKGSELKEKGLSADQKYCHISVSDNGIGFDGKFNEKIFEVFQKLHSKDEYPGTGIGLATVKKIVTHHHGEIFVDSTLNKGTTFDIYFPKKNQTSAEE, encoded by the coding sequence GTGAAGTCAGACAAAAAGAAAAAAAAGAGTCGTGACCCTGAATCCCAATTTCCAGTTGTTGGTATAGGTGCATCAGCCGGGGGATTATCCCCGTTTAAAAAATTACTCAAAGCCATATCGGAAGAGTCCGGCATGGCTTATTTGTTTGTACAACATTTAGATCCGGAACACGAAAGCCTGCTGCCCGACATACTTCAAAAAGAGACAAAAATGCCGGTAGTGGAGTTGTCGGAGGAGAGTGTAATTGAGCCCAACCACGTCTATGTGATGCCCAGTAACAAATTGATGAGTGTGTCAGATGGTAAATTGCGGCTCACTAAGCGGCCCAAAAAGAAAAAATCAGAACGTGTTCTTCCCATCGACCTGTTATTTTCAGCGCTTGCTGAAGTTTATGAATCACGTGCCATTGGAGTGGTGCTGTCGGGTACGGCTTCGGATGGCACCAAAGGGTTAAAGGCTATAAAAGATGGTGGAGGCATTACCTTTGCACAGAATGTAGAGTCGGCTGAATACGACGGAATGCCCGGCAGTGCCATTCAGGCAAGAGTCGTTGATTTTGTGCTTCCACCTGAAGAGATCCCGAAAAAATTACTTGAAATTAAGCACTTTATTAAAACCGGGAATGCTTTAGATACCCCTGGTGAGAAGAAAGACGAGGGTGACTTCATGCAAATTATCACCCTGTTACGGGTTCGGAAAGGCACAGACTTTACATATTACAAACAGACCACAATCCGCAGGAGAATTCTTCGGAGGATGGCGATCAACAAAATTAAAAAGGTGTCGGCCTATCTTGAATACTTGAGAGAAAATAAAGAGGAACAGGATACTCTGTACAGTGATTTTCTGATTCCGGTTACCTCATTCTTTCGTGATCCGAAAATATTTGAAAATCTGGCCAATAAATTTTTACCGGATCTTATCGACAAAATTCCCGACGATCAAACCATCCGGGTATGGGTAGCGGGTTGCAGCACAGGTGAGGAGGCCTATTCACTGGCCATCCTGTTTAGGGAACTGTTGGAAACGCGTACTGTGGGAAAGCCCGGAAAAAAAGTACAGATCTTTGCATCTGATTTAAGCGAATCCGCAATCGATAAGGCTCGTTTGGGGATATATTCGACATCAGACTTGGCGGGCGTCTCTGAGAAACGAATCAAAAAGTACTTTGCCAAATCAAATGGAAATTATCAGGTAAACCGGCAGGTTCGGGATATGTGCGTATTTGCCGTTCATAATTTTTTGAAGGACCCTCCATTTGGCAAAATTGACCTGATTAGCTGTCGTAATGTACTGATCTACTTTGAACCCTATTTACAGAAAAAAGCACTTACCACGTTTCATTATGTGCTGAACCCAAACGGGTTATTATTGCTTGGCAAATCAGAAACAACCAGTGGCGTGCCCGACCTGTTTTCTGAAGCGGCCAAAAATGATAAAATATACACGCGGAAAGAAGCATCCAGTAAGTTCGTGCAGGTGGTGAACCGGAGATCGGAGCTTGATTATAATCAGAGAACGAAAAGTGAAATTCCTGAAAAGAAGAGTCCCGACTTTCAAAGAACGGCCGATGAATATATGCTCAGAAATTACACCCCTCCGGGTGTAGTGGTAAACGAGGTGATGGATATTGTCCAGTATCGGGGCAAAACCGGACCTTATTTAGAGCAATCGTCCGGGAAACCGAGTCATAATTTAATGACACTGGCCGTACCGGGCCTGGCTTTCGAACTCCGAAATGTTCTGCATAAGGCAAAACAGGGGCATGAAGAAGTCAGAAAAGAGGACATTCCGGTTAAGCTGAATGATGAACTACATACGATTTCCATCGAAGCTATCCCTCTTGCCAATACTATAGAGCCGCATTTTTTAGTACTGTTTCACGATACCTCCTCTGAAAAAAACAGACAGGGTCCTGAAAGTGAAGGCGCAGAAAAAGGTGAAGTGCAGGATGCCGATAAAAATCTTCGCATTCAGCAATTAGAGCAGGAACTGGTTGACACCAGGGAGGACATGCGAAACATTACGGAGGATCAGGAAGTTGCTATCGAAGAACTCCAAAGCGCCAACGAAGAGTTGATGAGCAGCAGTGAAGAGCTCCAGAGTTTAAATGAAGAACTGGAGACCAGTAAAGAGGAACTTCAAAGTACGAATGAAGAGCTGATTGTCCTGAATCAGGAGATGAGCAGTTTAAATGAACAGATTGAAGCTGAAAGAAATTACTCCGAATCTATTGTCGCAAACATTCGCGAGCCACTATTGGTGCTGGATAAAAACCTTCGGGTAAGAACGGTTAATAACGCTTTTTATAAACAGTTCAAGCTTAAAGAGGAGGAAACTGTTGGGTCACTGATTTATGAACTGGGTGGCAAAATGTGGGACTTTCCTGAAATTAAAAAATTGCTTGAAGATGTTCTTTCCGATAATCCTGTTGTTACTGATTATGAAGTTAACCATACCTTTCCCGGTCTTGGTGAGCTTCATATGCTGTTGAATGCACGGGAAGTTGCGAAAGATGACGAATCTGAAAATTTGATCCTCTTATCGGTTGAAGATATTACCGAACAGGTTAAAGAGATAGAAAAACGGCGTGAAATTCAGGAGCAGTACACCAAAGAGCTGGAAGAGAAAATAGAAGAAAGGACGGTTGAGTTAAAGAATGCTATTGAAGAACTCCGGGAAATGAACATGGAATTGGTGGAAATGAATAAAGAGCTGGAAGCTTTTACCTATGTATCCAGTCACGATTTGCAGGAGCCGCTCCGGAAAATTCAAACCTTTGCAGGCCTGGTGCTCGAAAAGGAGAATCAAAACTTATCCAATAAGGGTAAAACCTATTTCAATGTTATGCAGGGCGCCGCAAACCGAATGCAGAAACTAATTGATGATCTGCTCGTATTCTCACGCCTAAACACGTCGGAAAGGGTTTTTGAATCCGTGGATCTGCAGACCATTGTTGAAGAGGTTGTGGCAAATTTCAGCGATGTTATTAAGGAAAAAGAAGCCAATATTGAGCTTCAGGAAATGTGTGAGGCAGATGTAATCGTCTTTCAGTTCCGTCAGCTGATGCACAATCTAATCAGTAATGCGCTCAAGTTTTCAAAATCCGGTGAAAAACCTCACATCAAGATCAAAAGCCGGATGGTAAAGGGGAGTGAACTGAAGGAGAAAGGACTGTCTGCGGATCAAAAGTACTGCCATATATCCGTTTCGGATAACGGCATTGGGTTTGATGGAAAGTTCAATGAAAAAATATTCGAGGTCTTTCAAAAGCTTCATTCAAAAGATGAATATCCGGGTACGGGAATCGGGCTGGCAACGGTAAAAAAAATTGTGACTCACCATCATGGGGAGATATTTGTTGACAGTACCTTAAACAAAGGAACTACATTTGATATTTATTTCCCGAAAAAGAACCAAACATCAGCTGAAGAATGA
- a CDS encoding response regulator: MGNAKEYKPIDRKLNLILAEDDRDDQLLFEEVIAELPVSVELTTFSNGDDLMEWLTNHENNLPDALFLDLNMPRKNGFAALGEIKRNMKLQDLPVIIFSTATNREMIKQVFKDAAHYYIRKPASFWELKELIYKSLKLIAENDMDLPGKGSFMLTID; the protein is encoded by the coding sequence ATGGGAAATGCAAAAGAATATAAACCAATCGATCGCAAACTAAACCTGATACTGGCAGAAGATGATCGTGACGATCAGCTTCTGTTTGAAGAAGTGATTGCCGAGTTGCCGGTATCTGTTGAGCTCACGACATTTAGTAATGGTGATGATCTGATGGAATGGCTCACTAATCATGAAAATAATCTGCCTGATGCTCTGTTTCTGGATCTGAATATGCCCCGAAAAAATGGATTTGCAGCTTTGGGCGAAATAAAGAGAAACATGAAATTGCAGGATCTGCCCGTGATCATTTTTTCCACAGCTACAAACAGGGAGATGATAAAGCAGGTTTTTAAAGATGCAGCACACTATTACATCCGAAAACCTGCCAGTTTTTGGGAACTTAAAGAACTGATCTATAAATCACTTAAATTGATAGCAGAAAATGATATGGATCTTCCGGGAAAAGGAAGCTTTATGCTAACCATAGACTAA
- the recJ gene encoding single-stranded-DNA-specific exonuclease RecJ — translation MAYRWVYAQPEREESVHYLQQELNVPSEIARLLAIRGIESFDDAKSFFRPEKQKLYDPFLMKDMDKGASRLAEAICNHQKVLIYGDYDVDGTTAVSILYTFLRSFGIDVHYYIPHRFKEGYGINPDGIRHAIDIDADLIVSVDCGITAFEEAKVAKENGIDLIICDHHTVGDEIPEALAVLDPKRPDCNYPFDGLSGAGVGYKLVQGTVEKLGLPKTLPHQFLDLVAISIASDIVPIVEENRYLMRRGLKLINTEPRVGIKALLNRIKIPPGTVTTSSIVFSIGPRINAAGRMGDATAAVELMISEDETKAAKYASELEAINIRRRSTDSETMEQAVDMLENNFNVDNMSTMVLHHPEWHLGVIGIVASRLVDAYYRPTIMLSTVEGKIKGSARSIKGFNIYNALKKCEDLLEQFGGHEFAAGLTMDAENLDEFRQRMNSIGFQKLSDNDFLPELQIDSVLDLEQVDPKFWKLLTQFEPFGPGNMRPVFVSQDVCIEGVPSIVGNGHLKFKVRQNGSAVLDVIGFNMHEYLPMLRKCDDGQMDVAYVLEENHWNGKRTIQMRLKDIKVHN, via the coding sequence ATGGCATATCGATGGGTTTATGCGCAACCCGAAAGGGAGGAGTCTGTTCATTATTTACAGCAGGAACTTAATGTACCCTCGGAGATTGCCCGCTTACTGGCAATTCGGGGCATAGAGAGTTTTGATGATGCGAAATCTTTTTTCCGCCCGGAAAAACAGAAGCTCTACGATCCTTTTTTAATGAAGGATATGGATAAGGGAGCTTCGAGATTAGCCGAAGCGATCTGTAATCATCAAAAAGTATTGATTTATGGTGATTATGACGTTGATGGCACAACCGCCGTTAGCATACTTTACACATTTCTCAGAAGTTTCGGGATTGATGTTCACTACTACATTCCTCACCGGTTTAAAGAGGGTTACGGTATCAATCCGGATGGTATCCGCCACGCAATTGATATTGATGCCGACCTGATCGTTTCTGTCGATTGTGGAATTACCGCATTTGAAGAAGCAAAAGTTGCAAAGGAGAATGGGATCGACCTTATTATTTGTGATCATCATACAGTGGGAGATGAAATCCCGGAAGCCTTAGCAGTACTGGATCCCAAACGCCCCGATTGTAACTATCCGTTTGACGGACTTTCGGGAGCGGGAGTCGGTTATAAACTGGTACAGGGCACAGTAGAAAAGCTGGGCTTGCCGAAAACACTTCCCCACCAGTTTCTGGATTTGGTTGCCATCTCCATCGCCTCAGATATCGTTCCGATTGTTGAGGAGAATCGATATTTGATGCGTCGCGGCCTGAAGCTGATCAATACGGAACCGCGGGTGGGCATAAAGGCTCTTCTGAATCGAATAAAAATTCCCCCCGGCACCGTTACCACCTCTTCGATCGTCTTTTCTATCGGCCCCAGAATAAATGCGGCCGGACGTATGGGGGATGCCACAGCAGCTGTGGAGTTGATGATTTCTGAAGATGAAACAAAGGCGGCAAAGTATGCCAGCGAACTCGAGGCGATCAATATCCGGCGCCGCTCAACGGACAGCGAAACGATGGAGCAGGCTGTGGATATGCTGGAGAATAATTTCAACGTAGATAATATGTCGACTATGGTGCTCCATCACCCCGAATGGCATTTAGGCGTCATTGGAATTGTAGCTTCCCGTTTGGTGGATGCCTATTATCGCCCCACAATTATGCTTAGCACGGTTGAGGGTAAGATCAAAGGGTCGGCGCGGTCCATCAAGGGGTTTAATATTTACAATGCCCTGAAGAAGTGTGAGGATCTCCTGGAACAGTTCGGCGGACATGAATTTGCTGCAGGTCTGACAATGGATGCGGAAAATCTGGATGAGTTTCGGCAGCGAATGAACTCGATTGGTTTTCAAAAACTGTCTGATAATGATTTTTTGCCCGAACTGCAGATTGATTCTGTTCTAGACCTCGAGCAGGTAGACCCGAAATTTTGGAAACTCCTGACCCAGTTCGAACCATTTGGTCCTGGGAATATGCGTCCTGTTTTTGTATCGCAGGATGTTTGTATAGAAGGGGTTCCCAGTATTGTTGGAAATGGACATCTAAAATTTAAGGTACGTCAAAACGGTTCAGCCGTTCTTGATGTGATCGGTTTTAACATGCACGAGTACCTGCCGATGCTCAGAAAGTGTGATGACGGTCAGATGGATGTTGCCTATGTGCTTGAGGAGAACCATTGGAATGGAAAGCGAACCATTCAGATGCGTTTAAAGGATATTAAAGTGCACAATTGA
- a CDS encoding Glu/Leu/Phe/Val family dehydrogenase gives MNELKNMLDKESDINEDFQLFNDLNTLEHEQIVFCSRPEVGLKAIIAIHDTTLGPALGGTRMWDYKSEAEAIRDVLRLSRGMSYKSAISGLNLGGGKAVIIGDAQTQKTESLFRAFGRFVDGLGGRYITAEDVGMTEKDMEWIFSETKFVTGIPKELGGSGNPSPVTGYGVYMGMKASAKRAYGSDSLEGKRIAIQGAGSVASHLAHYISKENGELFISDIFEEKANQLAEATGAKVVKPDDIYTLDVDIFSPCALGGVVNDDTIEYLKCDIIAGGANNILDDEDKHGNELIKKGILYAPDYVINAGGLINVASELEGYNENLAMNKTSRIYDTVLDIFDYAEENNIPTIAASNALAEKRIEAVGKVGTIYSSKSHFSNRKGEQYLRDRS, from the coding sequence ATGAATGAATTGAAAAACATGCTTGACAAAGAGAGCGACATCAACGAAGATTTTCAACTTTTTAATGATTTAAACACCCTTGAGCACGAACAGATTGTATTCTGCTCACGACCGGAAGTTGGATTGAAGGCGATCATCGCAATCCACGACACTACACTCGGACCGGCACTTGGCGGAACCCGAATGTGGGATTACAAATCTGAAGCCGAGGCTATTCGTGATGTACTTCGCCTGTCTCGCGGCATGAGTTATAAATCGGCTATTTCCGGTTTGAACCTGGGGGGCGGTAAAGCCGTAATCATCGGTGATGCACAAACTCAAAAAACGGAATCACTTTTCCGTGCTTTTGGCCGATTTGTGGACGGGCTCGGTGGACGCTACATCACCGCCGAAGATGTAGGAATGACAGAGAAAGACATGGAGTGGATCTTCTCTGAAACGAAATTTGTAACCGGCATCCCTAAAGAGCTTGGCGGAAGCGGCAACCCATCTCCGGTAACAGGATATGGAGTCTACATGGGGATGAAAGCTTCAGCTAAACGAGCCTACGGCAGTGATTCACTTGAAGGCAAACGTATAGCTATTCAGGGAGCAGGGTCAGTTGCCTCTCACCTGGCGCACTACATCAGTAAGGAAAATGGAGAACTTTTCATTAGCGATATTTTTGAAGAGAAAGCCAATCAATTGGCTGAAGCTACCGGTGCCAAAGTTGTAAAACCGGATGATATCTACACGCTCGATGTAGACATTTTCAGTCCATGTGCATTAGGTGGCGTGGTGAACGACGACACCATTGAATACCTCAAATGCGATATTATTGCCGGTGGTGCCAATAATATTCTGGATGATGAGGACAAACATGGGAATGAATTGATTAAAAAAGGAATTCTCTATGCACCGGATTATGTAATCAATGCCGGTGGCTTGATAAACGTTGCCAGCGAACTTGAAGGGTATAACGAGAATCTGGCAATGAACAAGACATCCAGAATCTACGACACCGTTCTCGATATTTTTGATTACGCCGAAGAGAACAATATCCCGACTATTGCAGCATCCAATGCTCTTGCAGAAAAGAGAATTGAAGCTGTAGGTAAAGTCGGTACGATCTACTCTTCAAAAAGTCACTTTTCAAATCGAAAAGGCGAGCAGTATTTGAGAGACAGATCCTAA
- a CDS encoding DUF6159 family protein, producing the protein MNRFSATWSLMKSSLNILLEDKRMLLFPVFSGICTLIVGFTFIMPLLFTQGINSIGIFESLSDTMMFFTLFMFYYLNYFVIIFFNSGAILYAIKHIRGEEPTFGEVFNELRDRLGHLLGWTAIAATVGIIINSIENQSDFIGKIVAGIIGLSWTVTSFLVLPVLVIEKKGPIESLKESAGMLKKSWGEQLIGHFSFGLIFAIILIGAGAITIPLFLLGEIFIIIGIALLILFGLVLGIFQWILQSIFMATLYLYVREDRLASSFTQTQIDQAVR; encoded by the coding sequence ATGAATAGATTTTCCGCTACCTGGTCGCTCATGAAGAGCTCATTAAATATTCTTCTTGAAGACAAAAGAATGTTACTATTCCCTGTTTTTTCAGGAATTTGTACTCTTATCGTGGGGTTCACGTTTATTATGCCGCTACTGTTTACCCAAGGCATCAATTCGATTGGCATCTTTGAATCATTGTCCGATACAATGATGTTTTTTACGCTATTCATGTTCTATTACCTGAACTACTTTGTGATCATATTCTTTAACTCGGGAGCTATTCTTTATGCAATCAAACATATCCGGGGAGAGGAGCCTACATTCGGTGAGGTTTTCAACGAATTGAGAGATCGGCTCGGACATCTGCTGGGATGGACGGCTATCGCTGCAACCGTAGGAATCATCATCAATTCCATCGAAAACCAATCGGATTTTATTGGAAAAATAGTGGCCGGCATAATCGGTTTGAGCTGGACTGTAACCAGCTTCCTGGTTTTGCCGGTTTTGGTGATTGAGAAAAAGGGCCCCATTGAATCTCTGAAAGAGTCGGCAGGTATGCTTAAAAAATCATGGGGTGAACAGCTGATTGGTCACTTCAGCTTTGGACTGATATTTGCAATCATACTCATTGGAGCGGGAGCTATCACCATACCTCTGTTTCTACTCGGAGAGATCTTCATAATTATCGGAATTGCGCTGCTGATTCTGTTTGGTTTGGTACTCGGAATATTTCAATGGATTCTTCAATCTATTTTCATGGCAACTCTTTATCTTTACGTACGTGAGGATCGGCTTGCGAGTTCATTTACACAAACACAGATTGATCAGGCTGTCAGATAA
- the hslO gene encoding Hsp33 family molecular chaperone HslO — translation MSLKKKFQFKDRLIKGIDPDGQFKISVVKTTDVVKTAQQNHNLSLLNTVLLGKTLTASMLLASELKGEERIQVRIEGSGPVGMLTAEANRVGEVRGYSANPSAELDYSHPDTTIGDGLGAGILTVTKTLYNEAEPRRSSIELVAGDINADVAHFMAQSEQILSGFLLDVSLNDDGSVKHAGGVLVQRLPEAEEEKVEQLQKTLTSLPPLSELFENDYYIDDIMEMATKPFSVKELDRQPVHFFCRCSPKRFKNALSMLGYEDLKEMEGESQEVVCNYCGTKMEISKEEIAEMAETAKAKLN, via the coding sequence ATGTCACTCAAAAAGAAGTTTCAGTTCAAAGACAGGCTAATCAAGGGAATCGACCCTGACGGGCAGTTTAAAATCAGCGTTGTTAAAACAACGGATGTGGTTAAAACAGCTCAGCAAAATCACAATTTATCTCTGTTGAATACGGTTCTGCTGGGCAAAACCCTTACTGCGTCGATGCTGCTCGCATCAGAACTTAAGGGAGAAGAGCGTATTCAGGTTCGTATTGAAGGCAGTGGCCCGGTAGGCATGCTCACAGCCGAAGCTAACCGTGTTGGTGAAGTGCGGGGTTACTCTGCCAATCCATCCGCGGAATTGGATTACAGCCATCCGGACACAACCATCGGAGACGGGCTTGGGGCCGGGATACTCACGGTTACCAAAACGCTTTACAATGAAGCGGAACCGAGAAGAAGTTCAATAGAACTTGTAGCCGGAGATATCAATGCCGACGTCGCTCACTTTATGGCACAATCTGAGCAAATTCTATCCGGATTTTTACTGGATGTGAGTCTGAACGACGACGGATCTGTCAAGCACGCTGGGGGAGTTTTAGTGCAGCGACTGCCGGAAGCTGAAGAGGAAAAAGTGGAGCAGCTGCAGAAAACATTAACAAGCCTGCCACCACTCAGTGAGCTGTTTGAGAATGACTACTACATTGATGATATCATGGAGATGGCAACCAAGCCATTTTCAGTAAAAGAGTTGGACCGTCAACCGGTTCACTTTTTCTGCCGTTGCTCTCCAAAACGGTTTAAAAACGCCCTTTCCATGCTGGGATATGAAGATTTGAAAGAGATGGAAGGCGAGAGCCAGGAAGTAGTTTGTAACTACTGTGGCACAAAAATGGAGATCTCAAAAGAGGAGATTGCAGAGATGGCTGAAACAGCGAAAGCCAAACTGAACTGA
- a CDS encoding HesB/IscA family protein gives MAIKDENLNDVIASLIDDEPKEDSGEKQFHQQFEGQPEKKNVELTERAAKQIQKIKEKEDLDAELYLRVAVEGGGCSGLSYKLGFDIRTDEDEIIKSQGMEIVVNPDHLMYLNGIVIDYPDGLDARGFTFDNPNASEACGCGSSFAI, from the coding sequence ATGGCTATTAAAGATGAAAATTTAAACGACGTAATTGCTTCCCTTATCGATGATGAGCCGAAAGAGGATAGCGGGGAAAAGCAATTTCATCAACAATTTGAAGGTCAGCCTGAGAAGAAAAACGTAGAGCTGACTGAACGTGCGGCGAAACAGATTCAAAAAATTAAAGAGAAAGAGGATCTGGATGCTGAACTCTATCTTCGTGTAGCTGTCGAGGGCGGAGGTTGTTCGGGCCTCAGTTATAAACTTGGTTTCGACATTCGAACGGACGAAGATGAGATCATAAAATCCCAGGGAATGGAAATTGTGGTCAATCCCGATCACTTGATGTACCTGAATGGAATTGTGATCGACTACCCCGACGGACTGGACGCCCGCGGATTTACCTTCGACAATCCCAATGCCAGCGAAGCGTGCGGCTGTGGTTCATCATTTGCTATTTAA
- a CDS encoding helix-turn-helix domain-containing protein translates to MKLPNGEIVISDMNPSDLRHLIQTGEGTFLEFKKTVPAPAKIAREIAAFANTSGGTILIGVEDNKQITGIRSYFEEEFLLQEAAQKLCVPAVQIYIELVHLPDTDVMVVRVPEAKKKPVYLKGKKKRQVFVRFQDESVLASDEQTEILKQQYSDTGVTFEYGKHEQMLFRYLNEYGEINVQKFSELINVTTYRASKILVNLVSAGILKLFRKSEKDYFTFANPVK, encoded by the coding sequence ATGAAATTGCCGAACGGTGAAATTGTCATTTCAGACATGAACCCCTCCGACCTCCGCCATCTGATTCAAACCGGTGAAGGCACTTTTCTTGAATTTAAAAAGACAGTACCGGCACCGGCTAAAATTGCACGCGAAATCGCTGCATTTGCAAATACATCGGGCGGAACCATCCTTATTGGTGTAGAAGACAATAAACAGATTACAGGGATTCGTTCTTATTTCGAAGAGGAATTCTTGCTACAGGAGGCAGCTCAAAAACTGTGTGTGCCTGCTGTTCAGATTTATATCGAGTTAGTGCATCTTCCGGATACTGATGTGATGGTAGTTCGTGTTCCCGAAGCAAAGAAAAAACCGGTCTACCTGAAGGGAAAGAAGAAGCGACAAGTGTTTGTCAGGTTTCAGGATGAGAGTGTTCTGGCCAGCGATGAACAGACCGAAATATTAAAGCAACAATATTCAGATACCGGTGTTACGTTTGAATATGGAAAGCATGAGCAGATGCTCTTTCGATATTTGAATGAATATGGTGAGATCAATGTTCAAAAGTTCTCTGAATTGATTAACGTAACGACCTATCGTGCGTCCAAAATTCTTGTTAATTTAGTGAGTGCCGGAATTCTGAAACTGTTCAGAAAATCGGAAAAAGATTATTTTACCTTTGCAAACCCTGTGAAGTAA
- a CDS encoding NAD(P)H-dependent glycerol-3-phosphate dehydrogenase translates to MKNISIIGAGSFGTALGVVLGSKEYTVTIWAREKEVVEGINNKKFNPAYLKDVGLPHSVKATNSLEEAVKSSEMIVFATPTHALREVAAKVKPFLNGKEIIVSIAKGIEKDTLMTPSQILVDVLEGTVLEDQIGVLTGPSHAEEVATLKPTTVVSAAYSKRVARIIQETFMTARFRVYLNNDIIGVEIGGALKNIMAIAAGIVDGAEFGDNAKAALMTRGLHEMKRMGAVLGASMDTFSGLTGMGDLIVTCTSKHSRNRFVGFHIGQGKKLDEITSGMNMVAEGVKTTESVCQWSQKNNVEMPITNAVYKVLFENISPVQMVEELMTRNPKEEKMI, encoded by the coding sequence GTGAAAAATATAAGTATCATCGGAGCCGGAAGTTTTGGAACGGCATTGGGTGTCGTTTTGGGTAGTAAAGAATACACTGTAACCATCTGGGCCAGGGAAAAAGAAGTAGTGGAAGGGATTAACAATAAAAAATTTAATCCGGCCTACCTTAAGGATGTTGGACTACCTCATTCTGTTAAAGCAACAAACTCGTTAGAAGAGGCTGTTAAAAGTTCAGAAATGATTGTATTTGCAACTCCTACTCATGCATTGCGGGAAGTTGCTGCTAAAGTAAAACCCTTTTTGAACGGAAAGGAAATCATTGTCAGCATCGCCAAGGGAATAGAGAAAGATACCCTGATGACTCCCTCTCAAATTTTAGTTGATGTACTGGAAGGAACCGTTCTTGAAGATCAGATTGGCGTGTTGACCGGGCCGAGTCACGCCGAGGAGGTTGCCACGTTAAAGCCGACAACGGTTGTATCTGCAGCCTATTCAAAGCGAGTGGCTCGAATCATACAGGAAACTTTTATGACTGCCCGTTTCCGGGTGTATTTGAATAATGACATTATTGGAGTGGAAATTGGCGGTGCACTGAAAAACATTATGGCCATTGCGGCCGGAATAGTTGATGGGGCCGAATTTGGTGATAATGCCAAAGCAGCACTGATGACCCGCGGTCTGCACGAAATGAAGCGTATGGGCGCTGTGCTGGGAGCTTCAATGGATACATTTTCGGGGCTGACCGGAATGGGAGATTTGATTGTTACCTGCACAAGTAAACATAGCCGAAATCGGTTTGTTGGATTTCATATTGGTCAGGGTAAGAAACTTGATGAAATCACTTCAGGTATGAACATGGTTGCAGAAGGTGTTAAAACGACGGAATCTGTATGTCAGTGGTCACAAAAAAATAATGTTGAGATGCCGATCACAAATGCCGTTTATAAAGTTCTTTTTGAAAACATCTCTCCGGTTCAAATGGTGGAAGAGTTGATGACCCGAAATCCCAAAGAAGAAAAAATGATCTAA